A window of the Callospermophilus lateralis isolate mCalLat2 chromosome 7, mCalLat2.hap1, whole genome shotgun sequence genome harbors these coding sequences:
- the LOC143404425 gene encoding guanylate-binding protein 7-like, producing MHTYSRPYSGLGSLVETYVNAINSGMVPCLENAVTTLAQRENSAAVQKAADHYSEQMAQRVQFPTDTLQELPEVHAICEREAIEVFMELSFKDNKLEFQKKLMDTIEREKKALLLQNEEVSVNCCEARLKQLSGPLMRSISRGAFSVPGGHRLYLEVKKKVELQYNLGSRKGVKAKEVLQSFLQSQFAIEKSILQSDKALTAQKKAIAGTGEVTALREWGGSCID from the exons ATGCATACCTATTCTCGGCCTTATTCAGGGCTGGGGAGTTTGGTGGAGACCTATGTGAATGCCATCAACAGCGGAATGGTGCCTTGTTTGGAGAATGCAGTGACCACTCTGGCCCAGCGTGAGAACTCAGCAGCTGTGCAGAAGGCAGCCGACCACTACAGTGAGCAGATGGCCCAGCGGGTGCAGTTCCCCACAGACACACTCCAGGAGCTGCCGGAGGTGCATGCAATCTGTGAGAGGGAAGCCATCGAAGTCTTCATGGAGCTCTCCTTCAAGGATAACAAGCTGGAGTTCCAGAAGAAGCTGATG GACAccatagagagagagaaaaaagctcTCCTGCTGCAGAATGAAGAGGTATCTGTCAACTGCTGCGAGGCTCGGCTCAAGCAGCTTTCAGGGCCCCTGATGCGAAGCATCTCAAGAGGAGCGTTCTCTGTTCCTGGAGGCCATAGGCTCTACTTAGAAGTAAAGAAGAAGGTAGAACTTCAGTACAATCTAGGGTCCAGGAAAGGAGTGAAG GCAAAGGAGGTCCTTCAGAGCTTCCTGCAGTCACAATTTGCCATAGAAAAATCCATCCTGCAGTCAGATAAAGCCCTCACTGCTCAAAAGAAGGCCATAGCAGGTACAGGGGAGGTCACAGCTCTCAGAGAGTGGGGAGGTTCCTGCATAGACTGA